The Manihot esculenta cultivar AM560-2 chromosome 1, M.esculenta_v8, whole genome shotgun sequence genome has a window encoding:
- the LOC110621480 gene encoding NAC domain-containing protein 7, whose product MDSHLDTHSVPDPIHEEIITPPKVGFRFHPTDEEIIGYYLKHKMNGKDSLVNHIIGEIDLCQCEPSDIPELCLISSNDKVWYFFNRPDYKYSNSKRANRMTRAGFWKITGKIRYVKAGDTGEEIGSKRSLVFYSKVHDSKPLRTNWVIHEYQSTNILAHQSHFVLCKLKHKADEIIDHSPPDEGEPIRPKDAEIENHAAQVAADAEQVRQSRICPAGMDPAGLKSQMHLKQGVSDEHSLRTNCCDNLHKGLDLHYTSDDDVDPIKLADSFLALDEYSTEKYADVSSNACRLPKPLSRSDLDTEDVGHTKRVRKYQLRQTVVTPSETQPFGQGMGDPYFVAVTGARAEGLSAATLDEVNHIGLAYKPTANRGVAQFASLVSMDEALEFKENCLSGQGQGPCYSPKQINCLELVREEFPKREQSLKCRNFTEDELKSSRVSRVRNLSCRYKKRKPDLNLRSSGSSDNNWEFRPHSSSVYISSSKHRPHSSSVYIVNAVVGLVLLIFIVREMQIRH is encoded by the exons ATGGACTCGCATTTGGATACTCATTCTGTGCCGGATCCCATTCATGAAGAGATAATTACTCCTCCTAAAGTTGGGTTCAGGTTCCATCCAACTGATGAAGAAATCATTGGATATTATCTGAAGCACAAAATGAATGGCAAAGATTCCCTTGTTAATCATATCATTGGCGAGATTGATCTCTGCCAGTGCGAGCCAAGCGATATACCTG AGCTTTGcttaatatcatcaaatgataaAGTTTGGTATTTCTTCAATCGGCCTGATTACAAATATTCTAATAGTAAACGAGCCAACAGAATGACGAGGGCTGGGTTCTGGAAAATCACAGGGAAGATACGCTATGTCAAAGCTGGGGACACAGGTGAGGAGATTGGTAGCAAGAGGAGTTTGGTTTTCTACTCGAAAGTCCATGATTCTAAACCACTCAGAACCAATTGGGTCATACATGAGTACCAATCTACAAACATCCTTGCCCACCAG TCTCATTTTGTTCTCTGTAAATTAAAGCATAAAGCAGATGAGATTATTGATCATTCACCTCCAGATGAAGGTGAACCAATTCGCCCTAAAGATGCTGAAATTGAAAATCATGCAGCTCAG GTCGCTGCAGATGCAGAGCAAGTTCGGCAATCTCGTATCTGTCCTGCTGGGATGGATCCAGCAGGACTAAAGTCACAGATGCACTTAAAACAAGGTGTTTCTGACGAGCATTCGCTTCGCACCAATTGCTGTGATAATCTACACAAGGGGTTGGATTTGCATTACACGAGCGACGATGATGTGGATCCAATAAAATTGGCAGATTCATTTCTTGCTCTGGATGAATACTCCACTGAAAAATATGCAGATGTCTCCAGTAATGCCTGCAGGCTGCCAAAGCCATTGAGCCGGAGTGACTTGGACACTGAAGACGTAGGCCACACTAAG CGTGTGAGAAAATATCAGCTGAGGCAAACTGTCGTAACCCCTTCTGAAACTCAGCCTTTTGGACAAGGAATGGGTGATCCTTATTTTGTAGCAGTGACGGGGGCTCGCGCAGAAGGCTTATCTGCAGCTACACTCGATGAGGTCAATCACATTGGATTAGCATACAAACCTACAGCCAACAGAGGCGTCGCACAATTTGCAAGTCTGGTATCTATGGACGAG GCTTTGGAATTTAAGGAAAATTGCTTGTCCGGGCAAGGACAGGGTCCATGCTATAGTCCTAAACAGATCAACTGCCTTGAATTAGTTCGTGAAGAGTTTCCAAAACGAGAGCAATCACTAAAATGCCGCAACTTCACAGAAGATGAACTCAAGTCCAGCAGAGTGTCTAGGGTGAGAAATTTAAGCTGCAGGTACAAAAAAAGGAAGCCAGATTTGAATCTCAGATCAAGTGGGTCATCAGACAATAACTGGGAGTTTAGACCACATTCCTCATCAGTATATATTAGCTCATCGAAGCATAGACCACATTCCTCATCAGTATATATTGTTAATGCAGTTGTTGGTCTAGTTTTGTTGATTTTCATTGTCAGGGAAATGCAGATTCGTCACTGA
- the LOC110613936 gene encoding NAC domain-containing protein 91, translating into MSRRVGYRFHPTEEELVDYFLKHKMNGHDSLVDEDIRFIDLCKFDPWDLPRYAAEVSNDQVWYFFCRREVKYKNATRQRFNRSTQSGHWKPTGNERSIMSRSTNTEIGTKRTLVFYKRGTPKEVRTNWVIHEYQPKTLLPHQTDFVLCKLKEKRLDKARISACDEGQSSRSGPSDNRPIEIPISEVDSVQLLESLLASTCGGPNFNPVSLMQPQMHIDQGISIEDLISTDDYGNDSDRLWEMEEDPNEMAYSFIVVPDEHSGEEYLYPISGNPYGYNSEEGARINRNHSSSPNSMNGVYLDEIRDMDFYETPLQSGASNLNNGHYRQMQRVQAITETLPPSTFDQSGSEKTGVLQMNISSSSADSDIDSFEDISVRVVSKKLPVHTRTRKQLQPSCGNIKAEKGVTPKGSLIQGKLSGASEHKVKESRKHVAGRVQPQENHKGSITVKTEQDQKTDFAKTKLRENAVATDNKTGSFIRLETSVLSQSSSPPSVYFINVLIGLVLFLAASREVLILH; encoded by the exons ATGAGTAGGAGAGTAGGGTATAGATTCCACCCAACTgaagaggaactcgtcgattacTTTCTAAAGCACAAGATGAATGGACATGATTCCCTTGTTGATGAAGATATTCGGTTTATTGATCTCTGCAAGTTCGATCCGTGGGATTTGCCAA GATATGCTGCGGAGGTGTCAAATGATCAAGTGTGGTATTTCTTTTGTAGAAGAGAGGTTAAGTATAAAAACGCCACCAGACAACGTTTCAACAGATCAACACAGAGTGGCCACTGGAAACCAACTGGTAATGAACGTTCAATAATGTCCAGAAGCACTAACACTGAGATCGGTACAAAGAGGACTTTGGTTTTCTATAAGCGTGGCACTCCTAAAGAGGTCAGAACCAACTGGGTCATCCACGAGTATCAGCCCAAAACTCTCCTTCCTCACCAG ACAGATTTTGTTCTCTGtaaattgaaggaaaaaagaCTTGACAAGGCTCGCATTTCTGCTTGCGATGAAGGCCAATCTAGTCGTAGCGGGCCTTCTGATAATCGCCCCATAGAGATTCCAATCTCAGAG GTCGACTCCGTGCAACTTCTGGAATCTTTACTTGCCAGTACTTGTGGTGGGCCAAATTTCAACCCTGTCTCCCTGATGCAACCGCAAATGCACATAGATCAAGGCATCTCCATTGAGGATCTAATATCCACAGATGACTACGGCAATGACTCTGATAGGTTGTGGGAGATGGAGGAAGATCCCAATGAGATGGCATATTCATTCATTGTTGTGCCTGATGAACACAGTGGTGAAGAGTACCTGTATCCTATTTCTGGGAATCCATATGGCTATAATAGTGAAGAAGGTGCACGCATTAACCGCAATCATTCCAGCTCACCCAATTCCATGAATGGAGTTTATCTTGATGAAATCAGAGACATGGATTTCTATGAAACG CCTTTACAATCTGGAGCTTCCAACTTGAACAACGGGCATTACCGGCAGATGCAAAGGGTTCAAGCAATTACTGAAACTTTGCCGCCTTCAACATTTGACCAGAGTGGAAGTGAAAAGACTGGTGTTCTACAAATGAATATTTCCTCTTCCTCAGCAGACTCGGATATAGATAGCTTTGAAGACATATCTGTTAGAGTTGTCAGCAAAAAACTTCCTGTCCATACGAGGACTCGCAAACAACTTCAACCAAGCTGTGGCAACATCAAAGCAGAGAAGGGAGTGACTCCAAAAGGAAGTCTAATTCAGGGCAAATTGTCTGGCGCATCCGAACATAAG GTGAAAGAATCTAGGAAGCACGTTGCTGGCCGTGTTCAGCCTCAGGAGAACCATAAGGGAAGCATCACTGTGAAGACTGAGCAAGACCAGAAAACGGATTTTGCCAAGACAAAATTAAGAGAAAATGCAGTGGCTACTGACAATAAGACAGGCTCTTTCATTCGCCTAGAGACATCTGTATTAAGCCAAAGTTCAAGTCCACCATCAGTTTATTTCATTAATGTACTCATAGGCCTGGTTTTATTCCTAGCTGCAAGTAGGGAAGTGCTGATTCTTCACTGA